The proteins below come from a single Nitrospirota bacterium genomic window:
- a CDS encoding cellulase family glycosylhydrolase — protein sequence MNSVRLLIVWEAVEPRRGEYDTAYLDRLEQLIDWADQAGLYVIVDMHQDVYARRFGGDGAPEWAILDEGLAYSPSSEWYLNYAQPAVQRAFDNFWRNTEGIQDRYREAWRGVVQRAKHHSNVIGYDLMNEPFPGSLFLDLSRFDRQFFQPFTAALAEAIHAEDPEGIVFFEPNAMRTNVLGADGFPTAMEPPGGPGFMFAPHFYDPVVTAKTAYDGDTARLRRGVAALVTESNRLGVPLWVGEWSGVWTADYETARGGEFLEQMLALFDEYKAGWSIWNYSSIPEDFISLRDGTAGAWARRMIERPYPAASAGPIVHLSYDSPSRRFDMKVEDDGGGETVVRVPASWSPIVDAGGKSFDWSSDSARISIRSRKGDRVSLSIVNESAR from the coding sequence ATGAATTCCGTTCGGCTGCTCATCGTCTGGGAGGCGGTGGAACCCCGCCGCGGCGAATACGACACGGCCTACCTCGATCGACTGGAGCAGCTCATCGACTGGGCGGACCAGGCCGGGTTGTACGTCATCGTCGACATGCACCAGGATGTGTATGCCCGACGGTTCGGCGGCGACGGCGCGCCGGAATGGGCGATCCTGGACGAGGGTCTGGCGTATTCGCCTTCCTCCGAATGGTATCTGAACTATGCCCAACCGGCGGTGCAGCGTGCCTTCGACAACTTCTGGAGGAACACGGAGGGAATTCAGGATCGGTACCGGGAAGCCTGGCGCGGGGTTGTCCAACGGGCCAAACATCATTCCAACGTGATCGGATACGACCTCATGAATGAACCGTTCCCGGGATCCTTGTTTCTCGATCTTTCAAGATTCGACCGGCAATTCTTTCAGCCGTTCACGGCCGCTCTGGCCGAAGCGATTCACGCGGAGGACCCCGAAGGAATCGTCTTCTTTGAGCCGAACGCGATGCGGACGAACGTGCTGGGTGCCGACGGTTTCCCCACGGCGATGGAACCGCCGGGAGGCCCCGGATTCATGTTCGCCCCGCATTTCTATGATCCTGTCGTCACGGCGAAGACGGCCTACGACGGTGACACGGCCCGCTTGCGGCGCGGCGTCGCGGCGCTGGTCACCGAATCGAATCGGCTGGGTGTGCCGCTGTGGGTCGGAGAGTGGAGCGGTGTGTGGACGGCGGACTATGAAACGGCGCGTGGGGGAGAATTCCTGGAGCAGATGCTCGCGCTGTTCGATGAATATAAGGCCGGGTGGTCGATTTGGAACTACTCGAGCATTCCCGAGGACTTCATTTCGCTACGTGACGGCACCGCTGGGGCTTGGGCACGGCGGATGATCGAAAGGCCGTACCCGGCGGCATCGGCTGGACCGATCGTCCACCTGTCGTACGATTCGCCATCTCGACGGTTTGACATGAAAGTTGAGGATGACGGTGGGGGCGAGACGGTGGTGCGTGTTCCGGCTTCGTGGTCGCCGATCGTCGACGCAGGTGGAAAAAGCTTCGATTGGAGCTCGGACTCGGCGCGGATCTCCATCCGCTCAAGAAAGGGAGACAGGGTGAGCCTGTCGATTGTCAATGAGTCCGCGCGATAG
- a CDS encoding enoyl-CoA hydratase/isomerase family protein, whose product METLLVSQADGVRTLTINRPEKRNSISPQVIKDLHLAFREADQDQATIVVVLTGAGDKAFCAGADLMGGGAQAEDTGPLARFEGSRQFADLFRVMAGLGKPIVGRVNGHALAGGLGLMLGCDLIIAADTAEFGTPEINIGLFPYVIMATIARNVPRKACLELLLTGDRINAQEAHRIGLINRVVPKAELDQAVNELTGKLKSKSPAILRLGRRAFYTMSEMHLSEALEYLNGVLTVNGLTEDMIEGVMAFFQKRPPQWKGR is encoded by the coding sequence TTGGAGACGCTACTCGTTTCGCAGGCGGACGGCGTTCGTACCCTCACGATCAACCGTCCGGAAAAACGAAACTCCATCTCCCCGCAGGTCATCAAGGATCTCCACCTGGCGTTTCGGGAGGCCGACCAGGATCAGGCCACGATTGTCGTCGTCCTGACCGGAGCGGGCGACAAGGCCTTCTGCGCGGGGGCCGACCTCATGGGCGGGGGCGCCCAGGCGGAGGACACGGGTCCTTTGGCGCGCTTCGAGGGCAGCCGGCAGTTCGCGGACCTCTTCCGCGTGATGGCCGGACTGGGGAAACCGATTGTGGGGCGTGTCAATGGTCACGCCCTGGCCGGCGGCCTCGGACTCATGCTGGGATGCGATCTGATCATCGCGGCCGATACGGCGGAGTTTGGAACCCCGGAGATCAATATCGGCCTGTTTCCTTACGTGATCATGGCAACGATTGCCCGGAACGTTCCTCGAAAAGCCTGCCTCGAGTTGCTGTTGACGGGCGACCGCATCAACGCCCAGGAAGCCCACCGCATCGGGCTGATCAATCGGGTCGTTCCAAAAGCGGAATTGGACCAGGCGGTGAACGAACTCACCGGGAAATTGAAGAGCAAAAGTCCGGCGATCCTCCGGCTTGGCCGCCGCGCGTTCTACACAATGAGCGAAATGCATCTTTCCGAGGCGCTCGAGTATCTGAATGGTGTGCTCACCGTGAATGGACTGACGGAAGACATGATCGAAGGCGTCATGGCGTTTTTCCAGAAACGTCCACCGCAGTGGAAAGGGCGGTAG
- a CDS encoding acyl-CoA dehydrogenase family protein has translation MSTETSAAPGPFGDLLPSLFDFAEPHRTVEKMFREYCQKEIEPHNAEMDDGKILPFELIRKLANTFGIPEMVKAGFEKKLKEKNGKMDSAFGGGDPYIGAIFGKELSRVNPGFTMTLGASIGLCGGSIMAKGTPEQKRKYGLPVMTFEKIGCWGMTEPDSGSDAYALKTSAVPDGDHYILNGSKTFITNAPYADIFVIYAKMDRGKEMKKDKRLIFPFVMEKDIAGLTVSKPMHKMGMKASPTGDVFLDNVRVPKDQLLGGEETSAREQSKDVFAGEREGTPTMALGIIERCLEDSIKYAINRKQWGKPIIEFQLIQEKIAKMYVHYENVKNLLFKQIWLKMNKRKGWKEACAAKYYASAACVEVAMEAVQLMGGNGYMREYHVELLARDAKLLQIGGGTSEIQLLNVVKDLAREYGYEVTIDGSAPRKEDA, from the coding sequence ATGAGCACCGAAACCAGCGCCGCGCCGGGCCCATTCGGCGACCTGCTTCCGTCGCTTTTCGATTTCGCGGAACCCCATCGAACGGTGGAGAAGATGTTCCGGGAGTATTGTCAGAAGGAGATCGAGCCGCACAACGCGGAGATGGACGACGGGAAGATCCTTCCGTTCGAACTCATCCGGAAACTGGCGAACACCTTCGGCATTCCGGAGATGGTGAAAGCCGGCTTCGAGAAAAAGCTGAAAGAGAAGAACGGAAAGATGGATTCCGCGTTCGGCGGCGGCGACCCTTACATCGGGGCCATCTTCGGCAAGGAGCTCTCCCGCGTGAATCCCGGTTTCACGATGACGTTGGGGGCGTCGATCGGTCTGTGCGGCGGATCCATCATGGCGAAGGGAACGCCGGAGCAGAAACGAAAGTACGGCCTGCCGGTCATGACCTTCGAAAAGATTGGATGCTGGGGGATGACGGAGCCGGATTCGGGATCGGACGCCTACGCCCTCAAGACCAGCGCGGTGCCGGATGGCGATCACTACATCCTCAACGGATCCAAGACCTTCATCACAAACGCGCCCTACGCGGACATCTTTGTGATCTACGCGAAGATGGACCGCGGCAAGGAGATGAAGAAGGACAAACGGCTGATCTTTCCGTTCGTGATGGAAAAAGACATCGCGGGCCTTACGGTGAGCAAGCCCATGCACAAAATGGGGATGAAAGCCTCGCCGACGGGCGATGTTTTTCTGGATAACGTGCGGGTGCCCAAGGATCAACTCCTGGGAGGGGAAGAAACGTCCGCCCGCGAACAGTCGAAGGACGTCTTCGCAGGCGAACGGGAAGGGACGCCCACGATGGCCCTCGGGATCATCGAGCGGTGTCTCGAGGACAGCATCAAATACGCGATCAACCGGAAGCAGTGGGGAAAACCCATTATCGAATTCCAGCTCATCCAGGAAAAGATCGCGAAGATGTACGTGCACTACGAAAATGTGAAGAATCTCCTCTTCAAGCAAATCTGGCTCAAGATGAACAAGAGGAAGGGTTGGAAGGAAGCCTGCGCCGCAAAGTACTATGCCAGTGCCGCCTGCGTGGAGGTGGCGATGGAGGCGGTGCAGCTCATGGGAGGCAACGGATACATGAGGGAGTATCACGTGGAACTGCTGGCGCGCGATGCGAAGCTCCTCCAGATCGGCGGAGGGACGAGCGAAATCCAGCTCCTGAACGTGGTGAAGGACCTGGCTCGCGAGTACGGGTACGAGGTGACCATCGACGGCTCGGCGCCTCGTAAAGAGGACGCCTGA
- a CDS encoding SDR family oxidoreductase — translation MSNIFREQLFKNKVVLITGGGSGIGLRIAERFAEQGAKVALVGRRQERLDQACAAIKARKGTAMGAAADVRQYPAMEESIKKVRDAFGEIDAVVCGAAGNFPAPALGISSNGFKTVVDIDLLGTFNTCRAVFEHLRKPGASVVAISATHAFMPVPLQAHVCAAKAGIDLTIKVLALEWGPAGVRLNCVSPGPVDDTEGMKRLTPTEESKQKLAASIPLRRYATKDEIADLALFLSSEAAAYITGAVLVCDGGQSLVGSGSFAALMGG, via the coding sequence ATGTCGAATATCTTCAGAGAGCAACTATTCAAGAACAAAGTCGTCCTGATCACAGGAGGCGGAAGTGGGATCGGCCTTCGGATTGCCGAGCGGTTTGCGGAGCAAGGGGCGAAGGTCGCCCTGGTGGGACGGAGGCAGGAGCGTTTGGACCAGGCGTGCGCGGCGATCAAGGCGAGAAAGGGGACAGCGATGGGAGCGGCGGCGGACGTCCGCCAGTACCCCGCCATGGAGGAATCCATCAAGAAGGTTCGTGATGCATTCGGCGAGATAGATGCCGTTGTCTGTGGCGCCGCCGGAAACTTTCCCGCGCCCGCGCTGGGGATTTCCTCCAATGGGTTCAAGACGGTGGTGGACATCGACCTGCTGGGCACGTTCAATACGTGTCGGGCCGTGTTCGAGCACCTGCGCAAACCGGGCGCGTCCGTGGTCGCCATTTCCGCCACCCACGCTTTCATGCCGGTTCCCCTCCAGGCCCATGTTTGTGCCGCCAAGGCCGGAATCGACCTCACGATCAAGGTTCTGGCCCTCGAATGGGGTCCGGCCGGAGTTCGGCTCAACTGTGTTTCGCCTGGACCTGTCGACGACACGGAAGGAATGAAGCGGCTGACGCCCACGGAGGAATCCAAGCAGAAGTTGGCGGCGAGCATTCCGCTGAGGCGCTATGCCACCAAAGACGAAATTGCCGATCTGGCCCTCTTCCTCTCGTCCGAGGCGGCGGCGTATATCACCGGCGCCGTTCTCGTGTGCGATGGGGGCCAGAGCCTGGTCGGATCGGGCTCGTTTGCGGCCCTGATGGGGGGGTGA
- a CDS encoding crotonase/enoyl-CoA hydratase family protein has protein sequence MAFRSLRLEQDKGVAEVILTGPGKGNAMGPDFWKELPQVFEEFDRDPAVRVVIVRGDGGHFSYGLDLKAMMGELGAHFAGDNLAASRTRFLDLILEMQRSVSRVAECRKPVIAAVSGWCVGGGLDLIAACDVRLCSSDAKFSLREARMAMVADIGSLQRLPRIIGEGNTRELALTAKDIDASRASGMGLVSEVFETPEKLLEGAREMAGGIAANPPLVVQGVKRVMNECAGKSVEEGLRYVAVWNAAFLQSQDFGEAVAAFMERRPPLFKGE, from the coding sequence GTGGCGTTTCGTTCTCTCAGGCTGGAGCAGGACAAGGGTGTCGCAGAAGTCATCCTGACGGGTCCCGGGAAAGGAAACGCGATGGGCCCCGACTTCTGGAAGGAGCTGCCACAAGTCTTCGAGGAATTCGATCGCGATCCGGCCGTCCGGGTGGTGATCGTGCGAGGGGACGGCGGCCACTTCAGCTACGGATTGGACTTGAAAGCGATGATGGGGGAATTGGGGGCGCATTTTGCCGGGGACAATCTGGCGGCCTCGCGGACGCGATTCCTGGACCTCATCCTGGAGATGCAGAGATCCGTCAGCCGCGTAGCCGAGTGCCGGAAGCCTGTGATTGCGGCGGTGAGCGGCTGGTGCGTGGGGGGCGGTCTTGATCTGATTGCGGCCTGCGATGTCCGGCTGTGTTCGTCGGATGCCAAGTTCAGTCTCCGGGAAGCCCGGATGGCGATGGTGGCGGATATCGGAAGCCTTCAGCGACTTCCACGGATCATCGGAGAGGGGAACACCAGGGAACTCGCGTTGACGGCCAAGGACATCGATGCGAGCCGCGCGAGTGGGATGGGCCTGGTGAGTGAAGTGTTCGAGACGCCCGAGAAGCTGCTCGAGGGCGCGCGCGAGATGGCCGGTGGGATCGCCGCCAATCCGCCGCTGGTGGTTCAGGGGGTCAAGCGCGTGATGAACGAGTGCGCTGGAAAGTCCGTCGAGGAAGGTTTGCGCTACGTGGCCGTCTGGAACGCGGCTTTCCTGCAATCGCAGGATTTCGGGGAGGCCGTGGCTGCTTTCATGGAACGGCGCCCGCCACTGTTCAAGGGCGAATAG
- the bcp gene encoding thioredoxin-dependent thiol peroxidase, giving the protein MARTASKKSKAGKKSGSRSRKRRVSRKTASAVPSGLQAGQPAPDFRLASDNGHEIGLSDLKGRKVVLYFYPKDNTPGCTIEACSFRDGHAELEKRGAVVVGMSADSVDTHRNFKQKYHLNFSLLSDPEKKVLEAYGVWKEKSLYGRTFMGIVRSTFIIDRNGTIAKIFPQVKVHGHFEEVLASL; this is encoded by the coding sequence ATGGCAAGAACCGCAAGCAAGAAGTCCAAGGCCGGCAAGAAATCCGGATCGCGGTCCCGGAAGCGGAGAGTCTCAAGAAAGACGGCGTCGGCGGTTCCCTCCGGACTCCAAGCCGGCCAGCCGGCTCCCGATTTTCGCCTGGCGAGCGACAACGGCCATGAAATCGGCCTCTCCGACCTCAAAGGAAGAAAGGTCGTTCTTTATTTTTATCCGAAGGACAATACTCCCGGCTGTACCATTGAGGCGTGCTCCTTCCGGGACGGACACGCCGAATTGGAAAAGCGGGGTGCCGTGGTGGTAGGGATGAGTGCCGATTCCGTGGACACGCACCGAAACTTCAAGCAGAAATATCATTTGAATTTCTCTCTCCTCAGCGATCCCGAGAAGAAAGTCCTCGAGGCCTACGGCGTGTGGAAGGAAAAGTCGCTCTACGGCCGGACGTTCATGGGCATTGTCCGATCCACCTTCATCATTGATCGGAACGGCACTATCGCGAAGATCTTCCCGCAGGTGAAAGTTCACGGCCACTTCGAGGAAGTGCTGGCCTCCCTGTAG
- a CDS encoding tRNA (adenine-N1)-methyltransferase yields MQISEGTAVLFYLDARRTYLKTVHPGDKLHTHKGMISMDDAIGHPFGDSIRTHLGNTVILLEPTLEDMMMKIQRQTQIIYPKEAALIILKAGVLKGYRVLEVGFGSGALTMALANAVGDTGKVYAYDRREDRIEKALRNTRWLNLTHTIQFKTASIPDRYDESDLDAAMVDVPEPWEVVEPVWTALRGGGRWVSLSPTYNQVEKTAIALGRGGFIFLETIEILTRIILAREGRTRPFERMIGHTAFLTFARKINERRAEPVPEVPAGEESPEAVEPT; encoded by the coding sequence ATGCAAATCAGTGAGGGCACGGCGGTTTTGTTCTATCTGGATGCGCGCCGAACGTATCTGAAAACGGTCCATCCCGGGGACAAGCTTCACACCCACAAGGGGATGATCTCGATGGACGATGCCATCGGCCACCCCTTCGGAGACTCCATTCGCACCCACCTCGGGAACACCGTCATTCTCCTGGAACCGACACTCGAAGACATGATGATGAAAATCCAGCGGCAGACCCAGATCATCTATCCCAAGGAGGCGGCCCTCATCATCCTCAAGGCCGGTGTCCTGAAAGGATATCGCGTTTTGGAGGTGGGATTCGGCTCGGGCGCTCTCACCATGGCGCTGGCGAATGCCGTGGGGGATACCGGAAAGGTCTACGCCTATGATCGTCGCGAAGACAGGATCGAGAAGGCCCTTCGCAATACGCGGTGGCTCAATCTCACCCACACGATCCAGTTCAAGACGGCCTCGATCCCGGACCGGTACGACGAATCGGATCTGGATGCGGCCATGGTGGATGTGCCTGAACCGTGGGAAGTGGTCGAACCTGTCTGGACCGCCCTTCGGGGCGGCGGACGCTGGGTGAGCCTGTCCCCCACGTACAATCAGGTGGAGAAGACCGCTATCGCGTTGGGTCGAGGCGGGTTCATCTTCCTCGAGACGATCGAAATACTTACGCGGATCATTCTGGCCCGGGAAGGAAGAACTCGGCCGTTCGAGCGGATGATCGGGCACACGGCATTCCTGACCTTCGCCAGGAAGATCAATGAACGTCGAGCGGAGCCCGTCCCCGAGGTGCCGGCCGGAGAGGAATCGCCAGAGGCGGTCGAGCCCACATGA
- the radC gene encoding DNA repair protein RadC: MNLLPEVVLVAKNGEIVTEDEFLRPEDEVEIIRAISGGADPASLPRSNSVPGPIPDGARVSYRIPIKDWPDSDQPREKLIQMGPDSLNDAELLAILLRTGVKGLSAVDLARQVLKDVGGWAVLARSDAADYQGVKGLGPAKIAQILAALEIGRRAAHAPKPDELYIRGSGDVFQLVSPKLRDLKKEVLDVLFLNSRNHVLAQERLSRGTVNRSSVFAREIVERALRRGAAALILIHNHPSGDPAPSAEDERVTQEMVWAGEILNLCVLDHVIIGGNRHFSFADEGKIEAMRSKARDKRK, encoded by the coding sequence ATGAATCTCCTCCCGGAAGTCGTTCTGGTCGCCAAGAATGGCGAAATCGTCACGGAAGACGAGTTCCTCCGCCCCGAAGACGAAGTCGAAATTATCCGCGCCATTTCTGGTGGAGCGGATCCGGCAAGCCTGCCTCGTTCCAACTCCGTTCCCGGCCCCATCCCCGATGGGGCCCGCGTTTCCTATAGAATCCCCATAAAAGATTGGCCCGATAGCGATCAGCCGAGGGAAAAGCTGATTCAAATGGGACCGGATTCTCTGAACGATGCCGAACTGCTGGCCATTCTGCTCCGCACGGGAGTGAAAGGCCTCAGCGCGGTGGACCTCGCCCGGCAGGTCCTCAAGGACGTGGGCGGATGGGCCGTGCTTGCCCGCTCCGATGCCGCCGACTACCAAGGTGTGAAGGGCTTGGGGCCGGCAAAAATTGCCCAGATTCTCGCCGCGCTGGAAATCGGCCGCCGGGCGGCCCATGCTCCGAAGCCGGACGAATTGTACATCCGCGGCTCCGGGGACGTTTTTCAACTTGTTTCTCCCAAGCTGCGGGACCTAAAGAAAGAAGTGCTCGACGTGCTCTTTCTCAATTCACGTAATCATGTGCTGGCCCAGGAGCGCCTCAGCAGGGGAACCGTCAACCGGAGCAGCGTGTTCGCCCGCGAGATTGTGGAGCGCGCACTCCGCCGGGGCGCCGCGGCTCTGATTCTCATCCACAACCATCCTTCCGGAGATCCTGCGCCCAGCGCAGAGGACGAACGCGTGACCCAGGAAATGGTGTGGGCCGGTGAAATCCTCAACCTGTGCGTTTTGGATCATGTGATCATCGGCGGGAACCGCCATTTCAGCTTTGCGGATGAGGGAAAGATCGAGGCCATGCGCTCGAAAGCCAGGGACAAACGAAAATGA
- a CDS encoding adenine nucleotide alpha hydrolase family protein, with the protein MRCTPCGQKAIVHLPAYRLRLCKTCYPAWFEKHTQRTIERLKMFTRQDRVLVAVSGGKDSLGLWHALLKLGYETDGFYIHLRIQSDHRDEGAPPPPPYSEDSLTFAQAYADRIGRKLHVVDLQETLGFGIPEIRRAARRPPCSPCGTIKRHYMNSVAIEGGFAVMATGHNLDDEVATLFSNTLRWDMDYLSRQHPVLPAAEGFARKVKPFCFFSEKETALYARVEGIPYVYDECPFAAGATSLHMKDVINRLEHDSPGMKRTFLANFLKAKDRLPTAPKPEMRPCKECGAMTPSRFHSPSPERSGGGGADPHVESVRRPGAGPNESPSTVPEGGRSEAERGGAPTPAEVCAFCRLRDLTRNKEAARVEALHNPIPRPMTTAEDGSVP; encoded by the coding sequence ATGAGATGTACCCCGTGCGGACAAAAGGCCATCGTTCACCTCCCAGCCTATCGTCTGCGATTGTGCAAAACGTGCTATCCCGCATGGTTCGAAAAACATACACAGCGGACGATCGAACGGCTGAAAATGTTCACGCGGCAGGATCGGGTCCTCGTTGCCGTCTCCGGCGGCAAGGACAGCCTCGGCCTCTGGCACGCTCTTCTAAAACTCGGATACGAAACAGACGGGTTCTACATTCACCTGAGGATCCAATCCGATCACCGCGACGAGGGAGCACCCCCCCCCCCACCCTACTCGGAGGACTCCCTGACGTTCGCCCAAGCCTATGCAGACCGGATCGGGAGGAAGCTCCACGTCGTCGACCTCCAGGAAACGCTCGGCTTCGGCATCCCGGAAATTCGCCGGGCCGCGCGTCGCCCGCCCTGTTCACCCTGCGGAACCATCAAACGCCACTACATGAACAGCGTCGCCATCGAGGGCGGATTCGCCGTCATGGCCACGGGACACAACCTCGACGATGAGGTGGCAACGCTTTTCTCGAATACCCTGCGATGGGATATGGACTATCTATCACGCCAACACCCTGTCCTTCCGGCCGCGGAGGGCTTCGCGCGCAAAGTGAAACCCTTCTGCTTCTTCTCCGAGAAGGAAACGGCGCTATACGCCCGCGTGGAGGGGATCCCTTACGTGTACGACGAGTGCCCTTTTGCGGCCGGCGCCACTTCGCTGCACATGAAAGACGTGATCAACCGGCTCGAACACGATTCTCCCGGGATGAAGCGGACCTTCCTGGCGAATTTCCTCAAAGCCAAGGATCGTCTCCCGACCGCCCCCAAACCGGAGATGCGCCCTTGCAAGGAATGCGGCGCAATGACCCCATCGCGATTCCACTCGCCGTCCCCGGAGCGGAGCGGAGGGGGCGGGGCAGATCCCCATGTAGAATCCGTTCGCCGTCCCGGTGCCGGTCCGAATGAATCTCCATCCACCGTCCCCGAAGGGGGCCGGAGCGAAGCGGAGCGGGGCGGGGCGCCCACTCCCGCGGAAGTATGCGCCTTCTGCCGCCTCCGGGACCTTACTCGGAACAAGGAAGCGGCAAGAGTGGAGGCGCTCCACAATCCGATCCCGCGCCCCATGACGACCGCCGAGGACGGCTCGGTTCCCTGA
- the trpE gene encoding anthranilate synthase component I gives MKPDLKEFMHLAETYSVIPVREVILADDETPLTAYRKIVGNRPGYLLESVEGPEQWGRYSFIGLDPETVFRSRGNRFEIHRNGSTRKGTGHPLEALRGIMNDYRQAPAPELPRFSGGAVGFFSYDVVRFIERLPARAKDDLHLPDACFFVGGPMVIFDRNHHTLTLLVNARKGKGSNPRRVYEQAVRTLRAMKRRLQMAHRPPALPKIPLRPPTPNMERSRFENIVESARNYLIRGDAIQVAVSRRLEYHSRLDPFTLYRALRFTNPSPYMFYLNFGDLRLIGSSPEILVRLEDRKLITRPIAGTRPRGRTPEEDKNLEQELRKDPKEMAEHIMLVDLGRNDIGRVAVEGSVKVTDLMFVERYSTVMHLVSNVVGRLQSGLDAFDVFSSCFPAGTLTGAPKVRAMEIIEELEPTRRGFYAGSVGYFGFGGNMDMCITIRSILHRRGRFYVQAGAGIVVDSVPDREYVETENKALGLKRGLKRAFDLAARGLVPEGEEIR, from the coding sequence ATGAAACCTGACCTGAAGGAATTCATGCATCTGGCGGAAACGTACTCCGTCATCCCCGTCCGGGAGGTCATCCTGGCGGACGACGAGACTCCATTGACCGCCTATCGGAAGATCGTCGGCAACCGTCCCGGTTATCTCCTAGAAAGCGTGGAGGGACCGGAACAGTGGGGGCGATACAGCTTCATCGGCCTGGACCCCGAAACCGTGTTTCGAAGCCGGGGAAACCGGTTCGAGATCCACCGCAACGGATCCACTCGAAAAGGGACCGGCCACCCCCTTGAAGCGCTCCGCGGGATCATGAACGATTATCGTCAGGCTCCTGCTCCGGAATTGCCGCGATTCAGCGGCGGCGCCGTCGGCTTTTTCTCCTACGACGTCGTGAGGTTCATCGAACGGCTGCCTGCGCGCGCCAAGGATGACCTCCACCTTCCTGATGCCTGCTTCTTTGTCGGAGGACCGATGGTCATCTTCGACCGCAACCACCATACCCTGACCCTGCTGGTCAACGCACGGAAGGGGAAGGGATCGAATCCCCGGCGAGTGTATGAACAGGCCGTCCGCACGCTCAGGGCGATGAAGCGAAGGCTCCAGATGGCTCATCGCCCACCTGCGCTGCCTAAAATCCCCCTGCGTCCGCCCACCCCCAACATGGAACGGTCCCGGTTCGAAAACATCGTGGAGTCCGCGCGCAACTACCTGATTCGCGGGGACGCCATTCAAGTGGCCGTTTCCCGAAGACTGGAGTACCACTCGCGGCTCGACCCGTTCACGCTGTACCGCGCCTTGCGGTTTACCAATCCATCCCCGTACATGTTCTATCTCAATTTCGGCGATCTCCGACTGATCGGCTCGTCCCCGGAAATCCTCGTTCGACTCGAAGACCGGAAACTGATCACACGTCCCATCGCCGGAACACGCCCCCGAGGTAGGACCCCGGAAGAGGATAAGAACCTGGAGCAAGAGCTGCGCAAAGACCCGAAGGAAATGGCCGAACATATCATGCTCGTGGACCTCGGCCGCAACGATATCGGGCGGGTCGCCGTCGAGGGAAGCGTAAAGGTCACGGATCTCATGTTCGTCGAACGCTACTCCACGGTGATGCACCTCGTCTCCAACGTCGTGGGGCGGCTTCAATCCGGCCTGGATGCCTTCGACGTGTTCTCGTCCTGTTTCCCCGCGGGGACGCTGACCGGCGCGCCGAAGGTGCGGGCGATGGAAATTATCGAAGAACTGGAGCCCACGCGTCGGGGCTTCTACGCCGGCAGTGTCGGGTATTTCGGATTCGGCGGGAATATGGACATGTGCATCACGATTCGCAGCATCCTCCACCGGAGAGGCCGGTTTTATGTGCAGGCCGGGGCGGGCATCGTCGTGGACTCCGTTCCCGATCGTGAGTACGTGGAAACCGAGAACAAGGCGCTTGGCCTGAAACGTGGCCTGAAACGTGCTTTTGACCTGGCCGCCCGGGGCTTGGTCCCTGAAGGAGAGGAGATCCGGTGA
- a CDS encoding aminodeoxychorismate/anthranilate synthase component II: protein MILVIDNYDSFTYNLVQYVEELGAKVEVHRNDKITLDQIKKKAPEKIVISPGPCTPKEAGISVELIRTFHEQIPILGVCLGHQSIGAAFGGRIVQAKKIMHGKTSKISHDGKSLFRALPNPFEATRYHSLVIEEASLPECLTVTARSEDKEIMGVRHKDSPLEGVQFHPESILTTEGKKLLANFLGVPLKP, encoded by the coding sequence GTGATCCTGGTCATCGACAACTACGATTCGTTCACCTACAACCTCGTTCAATACGTGGAGGAACTGGGGGCGAAGGTCGAAGTCCACCGCAACGACAAGATTACGCTCGACCAAATAAAGAAAAAAGCCCCTGAAAAGATCGTCATTTCGCCCGGTCCTTGCACTCCGAAAGAGGCGGGGATCTCGGTGGAACTGATTCGGACTTTCCACGAACAGATTCCCATCCTGGGCGTGTGTCTCGGGCACCAAAGCATCGGGGCCGCATTCGGAGGCCGGATCGTCCAGGCGAAAAAGATCATGCACGGCAAGACCTCCAAGATCAGTCACGACGGAAAATCTCTGTTCAGAGCCCTCCCGAATCCGTTCGAAGCCACCCGGTATCACTCCCTCGTCATCGAAGAAGCTTCGTTGCCGGAATGCCTGACCGTAACCGCCCGGAGCGAAGATAAGGAAATTATGGGGGTCCGCCACAAGGATTCACCCTTGGAAGGCGTCCAATTCCATCCCGAATCGATACTGACCACGGAAGGAAAGAAACTCCTCGCCAATTTCCTCGGCGTTCCTCTCAAGCCGTGA